The following coding sequences are from one Epilithonimonas vandammei window:
- a CDS encoding SusD/RagB family nutrient-binding outer membrane lipoprotein, translating into MKKSIFKYFIMVGLAFTTASCDRSFDEINLDDSKIYEPEVSGFLAPVQYNMASVGYLRANDFTFDIMQVSLDFPNEGNTLSRYNITENTGAGFWNNSYKWTKQVYDMKKAAVESNDKNYEAIALILNAWIYSNLTDTYGDVPFSEASRLDEGISQPKFDQQKNIYIQLLDDLKKANSLFVTTKPLTGTDLFYNAGNDTNGISNWKKFGNSLSLRLLTRILKRNGEINVHERIQEIINNPSTYPIFLSNAESTKLNITGAAPLMPPIARPQDFTTGRAASEFFVETLKANNDPRMSMFFSQAKNIAPPQANIGYKGAPSGYAYGTVFNYQPSNMNQNLAKGPLNILILPYAEVQFILSELAFKGIISGNAQTFYENGVKATIEQWGSAMPANYFANPNVAYNGTLERIMLQKYVALFFVDQQQWFEKRRTGYPVLPNNGGLLNNGIMPSRLMYPPNPRVLNTTNYQAAVQQMGGDNINIKMWWNQ; encoded by the coding sequence ATGAAAAAATCAATATTTAAATATTTTATTATGGTGGGCTTAGCTTTTACGACAGCTTCCTGCGACAGAAGCTTTGATGAAATAAATCTTGACGACAGTAAAATCTATGAACCGGAAGTTTCAGGTTTTTTAGCTCCTGTTCAGTATAATATGGCTTCGGTAGGATACTTAAGGGCTAATGATTTTACTTTTGATATCATGCAGGTATCTTTAGATTTTCCTAACGAAGGAAACACCTTGAGCAGATACAATATTACCGAAAATACAGGTGCTGGTTTTTGGAACAATAGTTACAAATGGACCAAACAGGTTTATGATATGAAAAAAGCAGCTGTTGAAAGCAATGATAAGAATTATGAAGCAATTGCTTTGATCTTGAATGCGTGGATCTATTCTAACCTTACAGATACTTATGGTGATGTGCCTTTTTCTGAAGCGTCCAGACTTGATGAAGGAATTTCCCAGCCAAAGTTTGATCAGCAGAAAAACATTTATATACAATTACTGGATGATCTGAAAAAAGCAAATTCATTATTTGTAACAACAAAACCCCTTACCGGAACGGATCTTTTCTACAATGCCGGAAACGATACAAATGGAATCAGCAACTGGAAAAAATTCGGAAATTCTCTTTCTTTAAGGTTACTTACAAGGATTCTGAAAAGAAACGGAGAAATAAACGTACACGAAAGAATTCAGGAAATTATTAATAATCCTTCTACCTATCCTATTTTTCTGAGCAATGCAGAAAGTACAAAGTTAAACATTACTGGAGCTGCACCGTTAATGCCTCCGATTGCAAGACCACAGGACTTTACAACAGGAAGAGCTGCTTCAGAATTTTTTGTAGAAACACTGAAAGCGAATAACGATCCCCGTATGTCAATGTTTTTTAGCCAGGCAAAAAATATTGCGCCTCCTCAGGCAAATATCGGATACAAAGGTGCACCTTCAGGATATGCCTACGGAACTGTTTTCAACTATCAGCCATCCAATATGAATCAGAATCTGGCAAAAGGACCTTTGAATATCTTGATTTTACCATACGCAGAAGTTCAGTTTATTCTTTCAGAACTAGCTTTTAAAGGAATAATTTCAGGAAATGCTCAGACTTTTTACGAAAATGGGGTAAAAGCAACCATCGAGCAATGGGGATCAGCCATGCCGGCAAATTATTTTGCAAATCCAAATGTAGCCTACAACGGAACTTTAGAAAGAATAATGCTTCAAAAATATGTGGCTTTATTTTTTGTAGACCAGCAGCAGTGGTTCGAAAAAAGGAGAACAGGTTATCCGGTACTTCCAAATAACGGGGGACTTCTAAACAATGGGATAATGCCTTCAAGGTTAATGTATCCTCCCAATCCCAGAGTTCTGAATACAACAAATTATCAGGCAGCGGTTCAGCAGATGGGTGGTGATAATATTAACATAAAAATGTGGTGGAACCAATAA